GCTCATTACATTGTCTACTTGCAATCTTTTTAACAACCTGAACCTGCAGAAAAGGCAGCATTGTGCAGTACCTCATCTAAGCCATACAGAGATCCAACGatgcttacattttcatttaaggTGTTCGATGTCCTGGTCTTTTAGTTGCACTGTGCTGGTAAAATTAACATTTCAAGTCTAAAAAGATTTTGGAAAGTATGAAGGATATGTCTCAGATATGTTTGAGATGCCTAATTATGAGTGAGGAAAACGAAACAGATATCACTCTGGGATTGCTGGGTCTTCTGTTCTTGCAGTCCGGTTTTCTGAAATCCCTGACAGTGACTTCAGAAACACAGAATCCTAGAAACACCTCCCATGGATCCCAATGTCATGCTGTCATAGTGGCTGAAAGGCAAAACGAACAGCATTCCAAGTGTCATTCTAGCCGCACAAATAAATGGAGTTCATGCTGCCATGCTGTATTGTCTTAGTATAGTGGAGGAGACGTATACAGCTGAGGTATTTGCAGTGTGTTTGCTCCACAGAATGAAAATGTATACGTATGAAGTGAATGCACAGCTGATGGATAtctgtccaaaatgtcctgtGTCTCAGTGATGGCGTGTCTCCTGTGCTATTGCAGATGGAGATGCGCTCTCAGGACCAGGCCCTGATCAGACAGCTGATGGACCTCCACGCAGGCATCCAGGAGCTGAAGCAGGAGTGTTTTCTTGATgacggggaggaagaggagcgttGCTGGGACTCAGGGAGCATGATGGGAGGGAGCAGCACCTCCTCCTACTCAGGAGAGGGCAGCGTTTCCCCCTCGATCCACACCCTGTTACCCCCGCTCTACCCCCTGTTCCGCATCAGCGCCCTGCACTTGGCCCTTCGGCCCCCGAGGGCCTCCAACCGCCGCAGCTCCGTGCCGTAACCAGGCGGTGCCCCACCCCGGGCCAATGGGAGCGGAGATCTCACTCGCAACGCTCCATACTGTAGCGTCAGTGTCTGCGCCCTACGGGACACCGCGGTGCGTTACGTGTGGCCAGTATGAGGGCGGCGTGACTGCTTTAGTAGGAGCTGATCGTTACACGTAGAGTAGCTGGTGCAGTGACTCCATCACTCACACTGATCTCAGTTTGACACTGACAAGGTCTCCTCACATAGGCTGCTGTTCTCCGTCGTGTAACAGTCATTTTACTGACAAACTTTGTTTCGCTAAAGCACTTTgtagatgaatgtgtgtggacaCACATTTGAAAGTTTTACCTCACAGTAGTGTTAGTGCTGTCTTTttatttgtgtttatgtttgcaTATGATTTATATGTGCATATTGTGTGATTCATTTGCCTTTTACAGATGAACACTGTCTTAGCAATTAACCACTCAACACAGTGTTGAACTATATAAAAGTCTTTATCAAAACGCCACTCAACGCGCTTCACTGAAACTCAAACTTTATGGCAGTGCCTAGTGCCTAGGCACTGAACAGTTAATGCCATGAACAGTCTGTGGAACTGTTCATGGCATTAAAGCTGTTACCAGCTAGCATTCAAATAATTGCTCTttttatcattaaaaataacaacagtatCCAAAATTgcacaataacaataataataacacaaaTCAAAGCACATATATTTATTGAGAAGCAATCAGAGACTGTTAATATAAATGGTACTAGAATCCCAGGGTCTAAATTATTATTACCAACAGATAGaatcacaaagcaactttaagTAGTCCaggtctgtatatatatatgtatatatacagtcaatggtcTGGACCCCTGATGGGTAGGACAAAAGTGACTGCAGCAAAGACAAATGTATTGAGACAGTGTGAGGACAAAGCCAGGAGAGGAGACTCATTAAGGAAACGTGTCCTCTTCTGATTTCCTCTGTATGGTGTTTGCACGCAGTTCTTGTACGTAAAGAATTGCCGGTTAACAAGTCGTTTGGAAATCGTGCGAAATGAACTGATTCTGTTGAGCATAATATGAAAATGAGCAGCTGAGAAAGAATCTCAGTTCAGGCATAAAACGGCtgattcataaaaaaaaaaacagcaaccaTTTGAGTGGGAAACATTCAAATGCTCAAACTAATCAAAAAGGAGGTACAAGAAAAAACTTTAAGTTTAAACTTTCAGTAAAAATTGTGCATTTAGGTaacatacacaaaacaaaacattaggCGAAATGAATAGAAATTTTTTTATTCAGTAATACTGATATACAAAATAGCATGCTTTAGTATTATTAATAGCATACTTGAGAATGATTAATAGCATACTTGAGAATGATTAATAGCATGCTTTAGTATTATTAATAGCATATTGTTAATAGCATGTTGTTTCCTGCTTTAAAGTCATCACACTAGCGACTCAGCTGTACTGTACAACATTCATAAAGGTTTGGAGGGTTTGTTAGTTTTTGTTCAAATAATCATTTGAACTGACATTCAGAAATTACTGTGTCCTTAAAGGTTACCTAGTGGCCTTAAAGATGcctagctctgtgtgtgtgtgtgtatgtgtatgtgtgtgtgtgtgtgtgtgtgtgtgtgtgtgtgtgtgtgtgtgtgtgtgtgtaaacactgcTCTAACACTGCCAATCGAGAGTGCAAACCTGTGATCAGGATGAAGCTACTCAGGATGATGTTGAGTATTCAACATAAAGTCTGCCACATTTCTCACAAGTTAAAAATTAAAAAGCTGTtggtttctttttctttttgcacATGAGACAACACCGTATTGTGTAAAAAAGTACActttttgaagaaaaaaaagttttggCATCATGAATTTGAGCAACCTTGCCTCACTCCCATCAGAAAAGCTGATTGAAGGTTGTGGTGTCTTGTGTGCCAGTCAGAGCTGGTCAGGGCTGGTCAGGGCTGGTCACGGCCGTTGGGGTCCAGAAGAAGAGGGCTGGTCTCCCGCCGTAGTCTCTGAATCTCGGTGTTGAGAGCCAGTAGAGTGTGTGCCAGCTGCCTGTCTTGGGTGCGCATCTCCAGCTGTGTGTTAATGACAGACCTCCAGATGAGCATTCAGACAGGCCAGTATCTACACACCACTgctacactctcacactctcaaactctcacactctcactaagCTCCACTgctacactctcactctcactatactcactactacactacagtgtTACTACATTGTTAAAACACTGCTGAATTGAATAAAGGAAGGGCCACTTGTTTGTGTTTCTCCTTTTGCTGGACTGAAGGAATGTTCAGAGTTGGACTGGATCTTTTGTGTCTGTCCTTCAACCATAATGCAGCATGTTGGCAGTAAAAACTTCACAAAAGTTCACTGAGCCATATCAATAAACACGTATTGTAATAAACCTATTTACTAAGAGAATGTCATACATTTTCAATATAatagaaataaaatattaatgatCAATATTATATTAGGATTAGACCTTAACAACAAGTAgcataaatattgtgtaatcatatataataaaaaatatttgttttgcatttttattgtcCTTTTCATAAAATATAGAACTTTTTGACAATAATCTTACACTATAACGCTATACTTGGTCTTTAGCACCAAGcacagaacagaatgaaaaaatCATTGAATAAGTatataaaacataaataaatatgaatTAAATAAATCGAATAAGTCTTTGACAAGGTGGTATTGGAAATGTCGCTATTTGCCCTGGAGGCTCAGTGTTCATCCTCTATGCTTCATCTACCCTGGCAGCCCAACAGCCACTGTAGTTCTTCCACACGGTCTCCAGTCCTGAACTCCAGGCACTTTTTGGAGCAGACAGAAAACACACTCCTCGTGCAGACCACTCGTTAACTTGCTGACTTACAAAAGCAAATGTGGAGAACCACGCAGCTGTACTGGGACTCCCCGGTTCCCACACTCACCAGTTCAGACCGTAACCAGCTGATGGCTCCGTCTATCTTTGCTCTGCGCAGCTCTTCATTGACTTGGAAACTCCTGCCGACGCTGGCGGGAACCGGAGTGCATCCCGAGGACCCTCTGGGCTCTGCCGTGGTCCTGAAGGCATGGAGCAGCTTGTTTTTAATGTTCTCCAGAACCATAATGGACACGGCGTCTTCATACTGGGTCTCTGGGTTCATTGTGACATCCAGGGGAAGGTGAagagtgaaggagtgtgtgtgtgagagagctctGTTCTCACTAACAGCCCTCCTCGGGGGACGGACGGAGCTCACGCtcctcgcacacacacatctttggtCCGACGTCTGTCATTAAGCTCTCACCACCTCCAACGTCTCCCTGGTTTCTTATACCCACTCCATCTTTTTTACCATGGTCCTCTTTTCTAACTCCTCTCCCCTCTTTTTTTCGGCGTATTCACCAAAACACGGCGGATCAGCCGATGATGAGCAGC
This Brachyhypopomus gauderio isolate BG-103 chromosome 6, BGAUD_0.2, whole genome shotgun sequence DNA region includes the following protein-coding sequences:
- the aard gene encoding alanine- and arginine-rich domain-containing protein, with the protein product MNPETQYEDAVSIMVLENIKNKLLHAFRTTAEPRGSSGCTPVPASVGRSFQVNEELRRAKIDGAISWLRSELLEMRTQDRQLAHTLLALNTEIQRLRRETSPLLLDPNGRDQP
- the LOC143516997 gene encoding uncharacterized protein LOC143516997, whose amino-acid sequence is MEAVLTRLRDFSCRDATFDERDEPAAETCRVACPRRGGRVDIQSALAWLRRELMEMRSQDQALIRQLMDLHAGIQELKQECFLDDGEEEERCWDSGSMMGGSSTSSYSGEGSVSPSIHTLLPPLYPLFRISALHLALRPPRASNRRSSVP